The following proteins are encoded in a genomic region of Tenacibaculum sp. 190524A05c:
- a CDS encoding 1-acyl-sn-glycerol-3-phosphate acyltransferase — translation MIQRLSKFIFHTLLGWKLVGNFPKDLKKYIVIGAPHTSWKDFPIAILARTVTKIEINYIGKAALFKPPFGFIFRKLGGTPVDRSKSTNLVDAIVSIFNEKEQFRLALSPEGTRQYTDKWKTGFYYIAKGANVPIVMFAFDFKNKQIVVADPYDLTDDMEKDFDHFLDFYKDIVPAKPELFNNKNLL, via the coding sequence ATGATACAACGCTTATCTAAATTTATATTCCATACGCTACTCGGTTGGAAATTAGTTGGAAATTTTCCTAAAGATCTTAAAAAGTATATTGTAATTGGAGCACCACATACCAGTTGGAAGGATTTTCCTATTGCTATTTTGGCAAGAACGGTTACAAAAATAGAGATCAACTATATAGGAAAAGCAGCTTTATTTAAACCACCTTTTGGTTTCATTTTTAGAAAACTTGGGGGAACACCTGTAGATAGAAGTAAGAGCACGAATTTGGTAGATGCAATTGTATCAATTTTCAATGAAAAGGAACAGTTTCGTTTAGCTTTATCTCCTGAAGGAACTAGACAATATACAGATAAATGGAAAACAGGTTTTTATTATATAGCAAAGGGTGCGAATGTGCCGATTGTTATGTTTGCTTTTGATTTTAAGAACAAACAAATTGTGGTTGCTGATCCATATGATTTAACAGATGATATGGAAAAAGATTTTGATCATTTTTTAGACTTTTATAAAGATATTGTACCTGCTAAACCAGAATTATTTAATAATAAAAACCTACTTTAA
- a CDS encoding long-chain fatty acid--CoA ligase — protein MSIEITRLFDFPYYQLEKYNLQKALTTNYNGNWKSISTKEYIDKANAVSRGLLRLGVQPNDKIAVISTNNCTEWNICDIGILQTGAQNVPIYPTISKEDYEYVLNHSEATYCFVSDTTILEKLNQIKGNTKLKEVFTFDEIEGEKNWNEVLELGKDESNQNEVDSRKDAVKPEDLATLIYTSGTTGRPKGVMLSHNNIVSNVLSSSKRVPVDHGQGKSLSFLPVCHIFERMILYLYQYCGISIYFAESIEKLSENAQEIKPNVMTAVPRLYEKIYDKIYAKGTELSGIKKKLFFWAIELGLNYKPYGANGWWYEKQLGLARKLIFSKWQAALGGELKIMVSGSAALQPRLARVFAAAGMPVMEGYGLTETSPVVSVNDVREGGFNIGTVGRIIDGVEVKISEQDEVLVKGPNVMMGYYKDPEKTAQVIKDGYFHTGDKGKVENGFLSITGRIKEMFKTSGGKYVIPTLLEDKLKQSRFIEQVMVVGEGEKMPTALIQPSFDFIAEWARRNDIDFSDAKKLVSNEKVIARLQEEVDDCNCNFGKWEQIKRFELTPEEWTIDSGHLTPTMKMKRKIIKEIYTDLYEKMYDRA, from the coding sequence ATGTCGATTGAAATCACGCGGCTTTTTGATTTTCCCTATTATCAGTTGGAAAAGTATAATCTCCAAAAAGCACTAACTACAAATTACAACGGAAATTGGAAGTCAATTTCAACAAAAGAATACATTGATAAAGCCAATGCCGTTAGTAGAGGACTATTAAGATTAGGAGTACAGCCTAATGATAAAATAGCAGTAATATCTACAAACAACTGTACAGAGTGGAATATTTGTGATATCGGTATTCTACAAACAGGAGCACAAAACGTTCCAATTTACCCTACGATATCAAAAGAAGATTACGAATATGTTTTAAATCATTCAGAAGCTACGTATTGTTTTGTGTCAGATACTACAATACTTGAAAAGTTAAACCAAATTAAGGGGAACACTAAGCTGAAAGAAGTTTTTACTTTCGATGAAATTGAAGGTGAGAAAAACTGGAATGAAGTTTTAGAACTTGGAAAAGATGAAAGTAATCAAAATGAAGTTGACAGCAGAAAGGATGCTGTAAAACCTGAAGATTTAGCAACACTAATTTATACATCTGGTACTACTGGAAGACCCAAAGGTGTTATGCTTTCTCACAACAACATTGTATCTAACGTACTTTCTAGTTCAAAAAGAGTTCCTGTAGATCATGGTCAAGGAAAAAGTTTAAGTTTCTTGCCTGTTTGCCACATTTTTGAACGCATGATTTTATACTTATATCAGTACTGTGGTATTTCAATTTATTTTGCAGAATCTATTGAAAAACTAAGTGAAAACGCTCAAGAAATTAAGCCTAATGTTATGACTGCAGTTCCTAGGCTTTATGAGAAAATTTATGATAAAATTTATGCTAAGGGTACTGAATTATCTGGTATTAAAAAGAAATTATTCTTCTGGGCTATTGAACTTGGATTAAATTATAAGCCATACGGAGCAAACGGATGGTGGTATGAAAAGCAATTAGGTTTAGCACGAAAACTTATATTCTCGAAATGGCAAGCTGCTTTAGGAGGAGAATTAAAAATTATGGTTTCAGGTAGTGCTGCTTTACAACCTCGTTTAGCTAGAGTATTTGCTGCAGCTGGAATGCCTGTTATGGAAGGATATGGATTAACAGAAACTTCTCCTGTAGTATCTGTAAATGATGTGCGTGAAGGTGGTTTTAATATCGGAACTGTTGGACGAATTATTGATGGTGTTGAAGTTAAAATTTCTGAACAAGATGAAGTTTTAGTTAAAGGACCAAACGTAATGATGGGATATTACAAAGATCCTGAAAAAACTGCCCAAGTAATTAAAGATGGATATTTCCACACTGGTGATAAGGGTAAAGTTGAAAATGGATTCTTAAGTATTACTGGACGTATTAAAGAAATGTTTAAGACATCTGGTGGAAAATATGTTATTCCAACTTTATTAGAGGATAAATTAAAGCAATCTCGTTTCATTGAGCAAGTTATGGTTGTTGGTGAAGGTGAAAAAATGCCTACAGCACTTATTCAGCCAAGTTTTGATTTCATTGCAGAATGGGCTCGAAGAAATGATATTGACTTCTCTGATGCTAAAAAATTAGTAAGTAACGAAAAGGTTATCGCTAGACTTCAAGAAGAAGTTGATGATTGTAACTGTAATTTCGGAAAGTGGGAACAGATTAAACGTTTTGAGTTAACTCCTGAAGAGTGGACTATTGATAGTGGACACCTTACTCCTACTATGAAAATGAAACGTAAAATTATCAAAGAGATTTATACTGATTTGTACGAAAAAATGTACGACAGAGCTTAA
- a CDS encoding DUF4178 domain-containing protein produces the protein MQKLKRGYLFDYKKQTWKVTDIYKIKWDDGSQTTEYQAKNKKGEVRYLMLEFVRKQKTSFTFWEKIADINQFLKTISKTESDFVSIGNAKFPKQFQYKNVTYTFDERCDGTCHYDYETERVNSLDYTNDDDSKFFAIQLWDDEIEISTGISILKSQISNIQERTTFISSDSVWDFISKYFVGIIFTLFMLMTFLLNKCSSNSWDGNRDPNDSTKVYRNSNNYYRGRSSRGFGK, from the coding sequence ATGCAAAAGTTAAAAAGAGGTTATTTATTTGATTATAAAAAACAGACTTGGAAAGTTACTGATATCTATAAGATAAAGTGGGATGACGGCTCTCAAACTACTGAATATCAAGCAAAAAATAAAAAAGGTGAAGTACGTTACCTAATGTTAGAGTTTGTTCGTAAACAGAAAACGAGCTTTACATTTTGGGAAAAAATTGCAGATATCAATCAATTTCTAAAAACAATTTCTAAAACAGAATCTGACTTTGTTTCTATTGGAAATGCAAAATTCCCAAAACAATTTCAGTACAAGAATGTAACGTATACTTTCGATGAAAGATGTGATGGTACATGTCATTATGATTATGAAACTGAACGTGTAAATTCTTTAGATTATACAAATGACGACGATAGTAAATTCTTTGCTATTCAGTTATGGGATGACGAAATAGAAATTTCTACAGGAATAAGTATTTTAAAATCTCAAATCTCCAATATTCAAGAACGAACTACCTTCATATCTAGTGATTCTGTTTGGGACTTTATAAGTAAATATTTTGTTGGTATAATATTTACTTTATTCATGTTAATGACCTTTTTGCTGAACAAATGTTCTAGTAATTCTTGGGATGGTAACAGAGATCCTAATGATTCCACAAAGGTTTACAGAAATAGTAATAATTATTATAGAGGAAGAAGCTCAAGAGGATTCGGAAAATAA
- a CDS encoding OstA-like protein → MKRILLFLLVVITFNLNSQTKKIQILSSEISTVDESRFPGATILIGNVKVAHEGATLDCKRALLYREKNVFQALGEVVIEQGDSIIQYSDFANYDANTKIAKSWGNVEVNDKEMKLSTDTLYFNRTDQILFYPTKGIIKDKINTLTSNKGTYYLEDKKFTAKTKVNVVNPDNILDSDHLDYYTNTNLAYIYGPSTVFNRKDSTKIYAERGFFDTDSDISYFVKNAKLFSKDKTVEADSLYYDKKRGFASATNRIKVIDTIQNMVVKGNYAEIFELQDSLFIIKKPVAISIMEKDSLYIHGDTILVTGKPEKRIIRTYHNVKIFKENLQGKCDSIHTNQETGLTKMFVDPILWSGKSQITGDSIHFKTSQTTNQLDSLFVLRNSFIIQKDSLDSNNFNQIKGRNIFGKFEDNDLRLMLVKGNAESLYYNRNEETQKLETITKEIASDIEFLLENNEVVQTKYFTKTEGNTFPPSQFPEEDRKFRGFIWREDEQPKKMEDIFIKDKKVARKPKKKLPEVENAKAILNTEFKKKRKKKRKLNLEEE, encoded by the coding sequence TTGAAAAGAATACTTCTTTTTTTACTGGTTGTCATAACCTTCAACCTTAATTCACAAACTAAAAAAATTCAGATTTTATCTTCTGAAATCTCAACCGTTGATGAAAGTAGATTTCCTGGAGCTACTATATTAATTGGTAATGTTAAGGTAGCACATGAAGGTGCAACACTAGATTGTAAAAGAGCACTTTTATATAGAGAAAAAAATGTATTCCAAGCACTAGGAGAAGTTGTAATTGAACAAGGAGATAGTATAATACAATATTCAGACTTTGCCAACTATGATGCGAATACTAAAATTGCTAAGTCTTGGGGAAATGTTGAGGTAAATGATAAAGAGATGAAGTTGTCTACAGATACCTTATACTTTAATAGAACTGACCAAATTCTATTTTATCCAACTAAAGGAATCATTAAAGACAAAATAAATACGCTTACTAGTAATAAAGGAACCTATTATTTAGAAGACAAGAAATTCACTGCCAAAACTAAAGTGAATGTTGTGAATCCAGATAATATTCTTGATTCAGATCATTTAGATTATTATACGAATACCAATCTTGCCTATATATACGGACCATCAACAGTATTCAATAGAAAAGATAGCACAAAAATTTATGCAGAGAGAGGATTCTTTGATACTGATTCTGATATCTCTTATTTCGTGAAAAATGCTAAACTTTTTTCTAAAGATAAAACCGTAGAAGCTGATAGTTTATACTATGATAAAAAAAGAGGTTTTGCTTCTGCTACCAATAGAATTAAAGTTATAGATACTATTCAAAATATGGTAGTTAAAGGAAACTATGCTGAAATATTTGAACTACAAGATTCTTTATTCATCATAAAGAAACCCGTTGCTATATCTATAATGGAAAAAGATTCTCTGTATATTCATGGAGATACAATTCTAGTCACAGGAAAACCAGAAAAACGAATTATTAGAACCTATCACAACGTCAAAATCTTTAAAGAGAATTTGCAAGGTAAATGTGATTCTATTCATACGAATCAAGAAACAGGACTAACAAAAATGTTTGTAGATCCTATTTTATGGTCAGGTAAAAGTCAAATTACAGGAGATAGTATTCACTTTAAAACGAGTCAAACTACAAATCAATTAGATTCTTTGTTTGTATTGAGAAACTCTTTCATCATTCAAAAAGATTCACTCGATTCTAATAATTTTAATCAAATAAAAGGAAGGAATATTTTTGGAAAGTTTGAAGATAACGACTTACGATTAATGCTTGTTAAAGGAAACGCAGAGTCTTTATATTATAATAGAAATGAAGAAACTCAAAAATTAGAAACAATCACTAAAGAAATAGCGAGTGATATTGAGTTTTTACTTGAAAACAATGAAGTTGTTCAAACAAAATATTTTACTAAAACCGAAGGAAATACCTTTCCTCCTTCACAATTCCCAGAAGAAGACAGAAAATTTAGAGGCTTTATATGGCGAGAAGATGAACAACCTAAAAAAATGGAAGACATCTTTATAAAAGACAAAAAAGTAGCCCGAAAACCTAAGAAAAAACTACCAGAGGTTGAAAATGCGAAAGCTATTCTGAATACCGAGTTTAAAAAGAAAAGAAAAAAGAAACGTAAACTGAATTTAGAAGAAGAATAG
- the rmuC gene encoding DNA recombination protein RmuC encodes MSDQLLYILLTGLLGVILGFLVGYIIQKNKASFLEKNNSSLSERNNLLQESKKESENAISELKDELKFIQSEKESLIKVNTEQDVKLKNLNAKLEDNKKEIEGLQEKFTKEFENLANKILDEKSNKFTAQNKENIKNILDPLEKKIKDFEEKVDKTHKESIDYHSALRQQILGLKELNAQMSKETLNLTKALKGDSKTQGNWGELVLERVLEKSGLEKDREYFVQQSFTNDEGKRILPDVVIHLPDNKKMIVDSKVSLTAYEQLVNSEDDSEKERLLKEHTNSLKRHVDQLSEKKYEDIYKIESPDFVLLFVPIEPAFAVALNEDNSLYNKAFEKNIVIVTPTTLLATLRTIDTMWNNEKQQRNAIEIARQAGALYDKFEGLLKDLINIGKKIDATKNDYSLAMNKLVEGRGNLITSVEKLKKMGAKAKKALPESIIERASDDS; translated from the coding sequence ATGTCAGATCAATTGCTATACATCTTACTTACTGGTTTACTAGGAGTTATACTAGGTTTTCTTGTGGGGTATATTATTCAAAAAAACAAAGCAAGTTTTTTAGAAAAGAACAATTCAAGCTTATCAGAAAGAAATAACTTATTACAAGAAAGTAAAAAGGAAAGTGAAAATGCAATTAGCGAGCTTAAAGATGAACTAAAGTTTATTCAAAGTGAAAAAGAAAGCTTAATTAAAGTAAATACGGAACAAGATGTAAAGTTGAAAAATCTTAACGCCAAACTTGAGGATAATAAAAAAGAAATTGAAGGTCTTCAAGAGAAGTTTACTAAAGAATTTGAAAACCTTGCGAATAAAATATTAGATGAGAAGTCGAACAAGTTTACGGCTCAGAATAAAGAGAATATTAAGAATATTCTTGATCCTTTAGAAAAGAAAATAAAAGACTTCGAGGAAAAAGTAGACAAAACTCACAAAGAAAGTATTGATTACCATTCTGCACTGCGTCAACAAATACTTGGTTTAAAAGAGTTAAATGCTCAAATGAGTAAGGAAACATTAAATCTTACGAAAGCATTAAAAGGAGATAGTAAAACTCAAGGGAACTGGGGAGAATTAGTTTTAGAACGTGTTCTTGAAAAATCAGGCTTAGAAAAAGATCGTGAGTATTTTGTTCAGCAATCTTTTACTAATGATGAAGGAAAACGAATTCTACCTGATGTTGTTATTCATTTACCAGACAACAAAAAAATGATTGTTGATAGTAAGGTTTCTTTAACTGCTTATGAGCAATTAGTCAATTCTGAAGACGATAGCGAAAAAGAACGTTTATTAAAAGAACACACAAATTCTTTAAAACGACACGTAGATCAACTTTCTGAAAAGAAGTATGAAGATATTTATAAAATCGAATCACCAGATTTTGTTTTGTTATTTGTTCCTATTGAACCAGCCTTCGCTGTGGCTTTAAATGAAGATAATTCACTTTACAACAAAGCGTTCGAAAAGAATATCGTAATCGTTACTCCTACTACTCTATTAGCTACATTACGTACCATTGATACGATGTGGAACAATGAAAAGCAACAACGTAATGCAATTGAAATTGCAAGACAAGCTGGAGCTTTATATGATAAGTTTGAAGGGTTATTAAAAGATCTAATTAATATTGGAAAAAAAATAGATGCTACTAAAAATGATTATAGTTTAGCTATGAACAAATTAGTAGAAGGAAGAGGAAACTTGATTACTAGCGTAGAAAAGTTGAAGAAAATGGGTGCCAAAGCCAAAAAAGCGTTGCCAGAAAGTATTATTGAAAGAGCTAGTGACGATTCATAA
- a CDS encoding M1 family metallopeptidase: MNRSSFTVLFCTLFSLFSFGQNGLFQHTETFTRQDSLRGSITPERVWWDLTYYHLDISVDPDKKFIKGNNEIKYKVLNPSTTLQVDLQEPMKITKVTQNGKELTVRSEGNAHFVKLKEKQIKDKEYSIVVYYEGFPRVAKNAPWDGGFSWRKDGNGNHFVATSCQGLGASVWWPNKDHMYDEVESMDISVRVPSNLMNISNGRLQKVDKHDDNTTTYHWGVKNPINNYGVNVNIGDYVHFGEKYNGEGGELDLDYYVLRDNLEKAKVHFKDAPKMMKAFEHWFGKYPFYEDSFKLVEVPYLGMEHQSSVTYGNKYMKGYLGRDLSRTGWGLKFDFIIIHEAGHEWFANNITNKDIADMWIHESFTAYSENLFLDYYYGKEASADYVIGTRGSIANDKPIIGQYDVNSEGSGDMYYKGANMLHIIRQLVNDDEKWRSILRGLNKDFYHTTVSTKEIEDYMIKKSKIDLTKVFDQYLRTIKIPVFEYKIEGKKLKYRWNNVVEGFNMPVTIIANNKEICLKPTENWKTKKIGSKEIEVDRNFYVKSKKM, encoded by the coding sequence ATGAATAGATCAAGTTTTACAGTACTTTTTTGCACTTTATTCAGCCTGTTTTCATTTGGGCAAAATGGACTTTTTCAACATACTGAAACCTTTACTCGTCAAGACTCTTTAAGAGGAAGTATAACACCTGAAAGAGTTTGGTGGGATTTAACCTATTATCATCTTGATATTTCAGTAGATCCTGATAAGAAATTCATAAAAGGGAATAATGAAATTAAATATAAAGTATTAAACCCTTCTACAACGCTTCAGGTTGATCTACAAGAACCAATGAAGATAACTAAGGTAACGCAAAATGGGAAAGAATTAACTGTAAGATCAGAGGGAAATGCTCATTTTGTTAAGCTTAAAGAAAAACAAATAAAGGATAAAGAATATTCCATTGTTGTGTATTATGAAGGATTTCCTAGAGTAGCTAAAAATGCTCCTTGGGATGGTGGTTTTTCCTGGAGAAAAGATGGAAATGGAAACCACTTTGTGGCAACTTCTTGTCAAGGATTAGGAGCTAGTGTTTGGTGGCCTAATAAGGACCACATGTATGATGAAGTAGAAAGTATGGATATTAGTGTTCGAGTTCCAAGTAATTTGATGAATATTTCTAACGGTAGATTGCAGAAAGTTGATAAACATGATGATAATACAACTACATACCACTGGGGAGTTAAGAATCCAATTAATAATTACGGAGTAAATGTGAATATTGGTGATTATGTACATTTCGGTGAAAAATATAATGGAGAAGGAGGAGAATTAGATTTAGATTATTATGTTTTAAGAGATAACTTGGAAAAGGCAAAAGTTCATTTTAAAGATGCGCCTAAGATGATGAAAGCTTTTGAACACTGGTTTGGTAAATATCCGTTTTATGAAGATAGTTTCAAGCTCGTTGAAGTTCCTTATTTAGGAATGGAACACCAAAGTTCTGTTACCTATGGGAATAAATATATGAAGGGATATTTAGGAAGAGACTTATCTCGAACTGGTTGGGGATTAAAGTTTGATTTTATCATTATTCACGAAGCAGGTCATGAATGGTTTGCAAATAATATTACGAATAAAGATATAGCCGATATGTGGATTCATGAGAGTTTTACAGCATATTCGGAGAATTTGTTTTTAGATTATTATTACGGAAAGGAAGCTTCGGCTGATTATGTTATCGGAACAAGAGGATCAATAGCGAACGACAAGCCAATAATAGGTCAGTATGATGTAAATAGTGAAGGTTCTGGAGATATGTATTATAAAGGAGCGAATATGCTTCATATCATCCGTCAATTAGTAAATGATGACGAAAAATGGAGAAGTATTTTAAGAGGTTTAAATAAAGATTTTTACCATACAACTGTCAGCACTAAAGAAATTGAAGATTATATGATTAAAAAGTCTAAAATTGATTTAACTAAGGTGTTTGACCAATATTTAAGAACGATTAAAATTCCAGTTTTTGAATATAAAATAGAAGGTAAAAAACTTAAATATCGCTGGAATAATGTAGTGGAAGGATTTAATATGCCTGTAACTATTATAGCTAATAATAAAGAGATTTGTTTGAAACCAACAGAGAATTGGAAAACAAAGAAAATAGGTTCAAAAGAAATTGAAGTTGATAGAAACTTTTACGTGAAATCTAAAAAGATGTAA
- a CDS encoding DUF350 domain-containing protein: MEENTITWLTHTVTYVTLFYISFVIAKLFFKLKNRKINIENELTIKDNVAFAVTATGYFIGTTIIFLGVLHGESHGLLTDVILILFYSVFGNFLLILSSIINEKIVFGKKFKFYREVIRDENVGTGFIEAANFIGSGLIIFGAISGRNINLFPEHGELGHYASDFLSLLFFWALGQIIIFIFLKVYKKVVSYDFIKEIQKDNNAIGIVYASILISVAFLYSFASKGDIDSWETALEDIAYHLGLAIILLPLSRLFVEKVILPKSNLTDEIVNQEIPNKGAALIEAFAYIGSAIIISFCM; encoded by the coding sequence ATGGAAGAAAATACAATTACTTGGTTAACACATACAGTTACTTACGTTACACTATTTTATATTTCGTTTGTAATTGCCAAATTATTCTTCAAGCTTAAGAATAGAAAAATTAATATTGAAAACGAACTTACCATAAAGGATAATGTAGCTTTTGCCGTAACAGCTACAGGCTATTTTATTGGAACTACTATTATATTTTTAGGTGTTTTACATGGAGAATCTCATGGTTTACTCACAGATGTTATTCTTATATTATTCTATAGCGTTTTTGGTAATTTCTTATTGATTTTATCATCTATAATCAATGAAAAAATTGTCTTTGGAAAGAAGTTCAAATTTTACCGTGAAGTTATTCGTGATGAAAACGTTGGAACAGGATTTATTGAAGCTGCAAACTTTATAGGATCTGGATTAATTATTTTCGGAGCCATTTCTGGAAGGAATATAAATCTATTTCCAGAACATGGAGAATTAGGTCATTATGCATCAGATTTTTTAAGCCTTTTGTTTTTCTGGGCTTTAGGACAAATCATCATCTTTATATTCCTAAAAGTGTACAAAAAAGTTGTTTCTTATGATTTTATCAAAGAAATTCAAAAAGATAATAATGCCATAGGAATTGTATATGCTAGTATTCTAATTTCTGTAGCTTTTTTATATTCATTTGCCTCAAAAGGAGATATAGATTCATGGGAAACGGCTCTTGAAGATATTGCTTATCACCTTGGTTTAGCCATAATTCTTTTACCGTTATCAAGACTTTTTGTTGAAAAGGTTATACTTCCAAAAAGTAATCTTACAGATGAAATTGTAAATCAAGAAATCCCAAATAAAGGAGCTGCTTTAATTGAAGCCTTTGCCTATATCGGAAGTGCAATAATCATTAGTTTCTGTATGTAA
- a CDS encoding aspartate aminotransferase family protein, which translates to MKEDFLKYQAQTTPHPLAIEISHAKGSYIFDKNNKAHLDFVAGVSANSVGHCNENVNNAITKQIQTYTHVMVYGEFIQEPQLDLCKKLASTLPESLSSVYLVNSGTEATEGALKLAKRFTKRSEIIAANNAYHGNTAGAMSVCGAEQQNSAFRPLVPGTRFIQFNNEDDLQKITTKTAGVILETIQGGAGFVEPQNDFLHKVKKRCDEVGALLILDEIQSGVGRTGTFWGFENYNVTPDIFITGKGLGGGMPIGAFISSQEIMDSLKDNPKLGHITTFGGHPVIAAAANATIDEILNSNLHKEALRKEQLIRKYLKHPRIKEIRGKGLMLALIMESSEIADHVVLNALDQGLILFWLLYEKRAVRITPPLTISDEELRKGCETLTNILNNISL; encoded by the coding sequence GTGAAAGAGGATTTTTTAAAATATCAGGCTCAAACGACACCACATCCTTTAGCTATTGAGATTTCACATGCCAAAGGAAGTTACATTTTTGATAAAAACAATAAAGCTCATTTGGATTTTGTTGCAGGTGTTTCTGCAAATAGTGTTGGACATTGCAATGAGAATGTGAACAATGCTATTACAAAGCAGATTCAAACATATACTCATGTAATGGTTTATGGAGAATTTATTCAAGAACCACAATTAGATTTATGCAAGAAACTGGCTTCTACCCTACCAGAATCTTTATCTTCTGTTTATCTAGTAAATTCTGGAACCGAAGCAACAGAAGGAGCATTAAAGTTAGCTAAAAGATTTACCAAAAGATCAGAGATTATTGCTGCTAATAATGCATATCATGGAAATACAGCAGGTGCCATGAGTGTATGCGGAGCAGAACAACAAAATAGTGCTTTTCGTCCGTTAGTTCCTGGAACAAGATTTATACAATTTAATAATGAAGATGACCTGCAAAAAATCACCACGAAAACAGCTGGTGTAATCTTAGAAACTATTCAAGGTGGCGCAGGTTTTGTTGAACCACAAAATGACTTTTTACATAAAGTTAAAAAGAGATGTGATGAGGTTGGAGCACTTTTAATATTGGATGAAATTCAATCTGGAGTTGGAAGAACAGGTACTTTTTGGGGATTTGAAAATTATAATGTAACTCCAGATATATTTATTACTGGTAAAGGTTTAGGAGGCGGAATGCCAATTGGAGCTTTTATTTCATCTCAAGAAATAATGGATTCATTAAAGGACAATCCTAAACTAGGACATATTACGACTTTTGGTGGACATCCTGTTATTGCTGCTGCGGCGAATGCTACAATTGATGAAATTTTAAACTCAAACTTACATAAAGAAGCTTTACGAAAAGAACAATTAATTCGAAAATATTTAAAGCATCCTAGAATTAAAGAAATTAGAGGAAAAGGATTAATGTTAGCGTTAATAATGGAGTCTTCTGAAATTGCAGATCATGTTGTTTTAAATGCATTAGACCAAGGTTTAATCTTATTCTGGTTATTATATGAAAAACGTGCAGTACGCATCACTCCACCCCTTACTATTTCTGACGAAGAATTAAGAAAAGGTTGTGAAACTTTAACAAATATTTTAAACAATATCAGTCTCTAA
- the gcvT gene encoding glycine cleavage system aminomethyltransferase GcvT, which translates to MKNTALTHVHEALGAKMVPFAGYNMPVQYEGVNIEHETVRNGVGVFDVSHMGEFFLKGENALALIQKVTTNDASKLVPGKAQYTCMPNAEGGIVDDLIIYMISENEYMLVVNASNIEKDWNWISKHNDLNVEMENRSEDWSLLAIQGPKAAEAMQSLTAVDLSAIKFYTFEITDFAGIPNVVVSATGYTGSGGFEVYVKNEDVEQLWKNVFEAGADWGIKPIGLAARDTLRLEMGYCLYGNDIDDTTSPIEAGLSWITKFTKDFVNAEALKQQKEEGVSRKLVAFEMTERGIPRKDYEIVDTEGSVIGNVTSGTMSPSLSKGIGLGYVTLENSKVDSEIKIQIRKKQVAAKVVKLPFYKG; encoded by the coding sequence ATGAAAAACACTGCTTTAACGCACGTTCATGAAGCTTTAGGAGCAAAAATGGTTCCTTTCGCTGGATATAATATGCCTGTTCAATACGAAGGAGTAAACATAGAACACGAAACAGTAAGAAATGGAGTTGGTGTATTTGATGTAAGTCATATGGGAGAATTCTTCTTAAAAGGAGAAAATGCTTTGGCTTTAATTCAAAAAGTTACAACTAACGATGCTTCTAAATTAGTTCCTGGAAAAGCTCAATATACTTGTATGCCGAATGCTGAAGGAGGAATTGTAGATGATTTAATCATTTATATGATTTCTGAGAACGAGTATATGTTAGTTGTAAATGCATCTAATATTGAAAAAGATTGGAATTGGATTTCAAAACATAACGACTTGAACGTTGAAATGGAAAATCGTTCTGAAGATTGGTCTTTATTAGCAATTCAAGGACCAAAAGCAGCGGAAGCAATGCAATCGTTAACTGCTGTAGATTTATCTGCAATCAAGTTTTATACTTTCGAAATTACAGACTTTGCAGGAATTCCTAATGTTGTGGTATCTGCAACTGGATATACCGGTTCTGGTGGATTTGAAGTTTATGTAAAAAATGAAGATGTGGAACAACTTTGGAAAAATGTTTTTGAAGCTGGAGCTGATTGGGGAATTAAACCAATTGGTTTAGCTGCACGTGATACATTACGTTTAGAAATGGGATATTGTTTATATGGAAATGATATTGACGATACTACTTCTCCTATTGAAGCTGGTTTAAGTTGGATTACAAAATTCACTAAGGATTTTGTTAATGCGGAAGCTTTAAAACAACAAAAAGAAGAAGGTGTTTCTCGCAAACTTGTCGCTTTTGAAATGACAGAAAGAGGAATTCCTAGAAAGGATTATGAAATAGTGGATACTGAAGGATCTGTTATTGGTAATGTTACTTCTGGTACAATGAGTCCTAGTTTAAGTAAAGGAATTGGTTTAGGATATGTTACTTTAGAAAATTCTAAAGTTGATTCTGAAATTAAAATTCAAATCCGTAAGAAGCAAGTAGCTGCTAAAGTAGTTAAGTTGCCTTTTTATAAAGGATAG